The Bacillota bacterium genome includes a region encoding these proteins:
- the scfB gene encoding thioether cross-link-forming SCIFF peptide maturase, translating into MPDLVSIGLQNLLHGRESNLRNQAKAGSPLSAYLHLFAADGLRLAFDVGSGSLHRLDQVAWTFLKHLVAAGDWAGAREEAAKFFRAGEVEEAAAEIRALAEEGLLFGEDEWHSFAPGADLGLKALCLNVAHSCNLACRYCFVPSGLRNSEEIMPLEVVRAALDFLIRETPYEFLAVDFFGGEPLLNFAGVQEAVAYALDAGKHKKWKFTLTTNALLLDEEVLSFLRKHNFCLVLSCDGRPETHDRYRVMPEGGGSAARVEERIRDFLATGGIGEYYIRGTYTRRNLHFTEDVLYLADLGAKSISLEPVVAPEGEPYALRLEDLPVLKEEYLKLARILRAREREGKGFAFYHFCLDLQGGPCVAKRLTGCGAGYQYLCVTPNGELYPCHQLAGNPACRMGDVWRGVTSPELQKKFREAHVYRKEPCRSCWARFLCGGGCRAQALLRQGDLFRPDPLACALMRARLEGALYYLALGAEAGKGREALA; encoded by the coding sequence ATGCCAGACCTCGTGTCAATCGGCCTGCAAAACCTCCTGCACGGTAGGGAATCAAACTTGCGAAACCAGGCCAAAGCAGGCAGCCCTTTAAGTGCATACCTTCACCTTTTTGCAGCTGATGGGCTTCGCCTGGCCTTTGATGTCGGCAGCGGTTCTCTTCACAGGCTGGACCAGGTGGCCTGGACCTTCCTGAAGCACCTGGTCGCAGCCGGCGACTGGGCCGGGGCGCGGGAGGAAGCGGCGAAGTTTTTCCGGGCCGGGGAGGTTGAGGAGGCTGCTGCGGAGATCCGCGCCCTGGCAGAAGAAGGGCTTCTCTTCGGGGAAGACGAGTGGCACTCCTTTGCACCCGGCGCCGATCTGGGCCTGAAAGCGCTCTGCCTGAACGTTGCCCACAGCTGCAACCTGGCCTGCAGGTACTGCTTTGTTCCCTCCGGGCTCCGGAATTCGGAAGAAATCATGCCTCTTGAGGTGGTGCGGGCCGCCCTTGATTTTTTAATCCGGGAAACCCCCTATGAGTTTCTGGCGGTCGACTTTTTCGGGGGGGAGCCCCTCCTCAACTTCGCGGGGGTTCAGGAGGCGGTCGCCTATGCCCTTGATGCCGGAAAACATAAAAAGTGGAAGTTTACGCTGACCACCAATGCCCTCCTGCTTGATGAAGAAGTCCTTTCTTTTCTCAGGAAGCACAATTTTTGCCTCGTTCTGAGCTGCGACGGGAGGCCCGAGACCCACGACCGCTACCGGGTGATGCCGGAAGGGGGAGGCAGCGCCGCCCGGGTGGAGGAGCGGATCCGGGATTTTTTAGCAACCGGGGGAATCGGAGAATACTACATCCGGGGAACTTATACCCGCCGGAATCTCCATTTCACCGAAGATGTACTCTATCTTGCGGATCTGGGAGCAAAGAGCATCTCGCTGGAGCCGGTTGTGGCTCCCGAGGGGGAGCCTTACGCCCTCAGGTTGGAGGACCTGCCCGTTCTTAAGGAAGAATATTTGAAGCTGGCAAGAATTCTGAGAGCGCGGGAGCGGGAGGGAAAAGGGTTTGCTTTTTACCATTTTTGCCTGGACCTCCAGGGCGGGCCCTGCGTTGCCAAGCGCCTCACCGGCTGCGGCGCGGGGTACCAGTATCTTTGTGTCACTCCAAACGGCGAGCTTTACCCCTGCCACCAGCTTGCCGGGAACCCTGCCTGCCGGATGGGGGATGTCTGGCGGGGGGTGACATCTCCTGAGCTGCAGAAAAAATTCCGGGAGGCCCACGTCTACCGGAAAGAACCGTGCCGCTCCTGCTGGGCGCGTTTTTTGTGCGGGGGCGGGTGCCGCGCCCAGGCCCTGCTGCGGCAGGGCGACCTCTTCCGGCCCGATCCCCTCGCCTGCGCCTTGATGCGGGCGCGCCTGGAGGGCGCGCTTTACTACCTTGCTTTGGGTGCAGAAGCCGG
- a CDS encoding aspartyl-phosphate phosphatase Spo0E family protein: MEREKLIEEIEKLRRELEQKSSMVALTAREMLLISERLDDLINRYLRMKAQKNEEN; this comes from the coding sequence GTGGAACGCGAGAAACTGATCGAGGAAATCGAAAAACTGAGACGCGAACTGGAGCAAAAAAGCAGCATGGTGGCGCTTACCGCACGGGAAATGCTCCTGATCTCGGAAAGGCTCGACGATCTCATCAACAGGTATCTCCGGATGAAAGCTCAGAAAAACGAGGAAAATTAA
- a CDS encoding MBL fold metallo-hydrolase: protein MGGVEGSQGEILPNFQGDKWKEGGHGPRVAQALLELRRPENRLEVLDLALPYQEQVLSLIGIEDRDPQRNLGDYQNIGYFLIREKSENRDGRTAEAPEVVVIDPGLRDGHWIRSVLGIKKCHVIFTHFHLDHWIGYEPYQGEAFFASPLCKMVLTQMAGAEKTGKSIFVEGRLTDYHRRPLPLRAANDAERLLPLKEEIHEVTGRQPYRNQSLALEFFELPYGQTEGTLYGLLETGEVKILFASDLFVSINNELKIEPHYAFKPKGMVIEDIVIVLRALLGKELRISADPPTLTYLKRIAQPDKIALGHGLIDFWEYREKIAHLLEELEEMLRINREHII, encoded by the coding sequence TTGGGAGGAGTTGAAGGCTCTCAAGGGGAAATTTTGCCGAACTTTCAGGGTGATAAATGGAAAGAGGGCGGGCATGGCCCCCGGGTGGCACAGGCGCTGCTGGAACTGCGCCGCCCGGAGAACCGGCTGGAGGTGCTGGATCTCGCCCTTCCCTACCAGGAGCAGGTGCTCTCCTTAATCGGGATCGAAGACAGGGATCCCCAGCGGAATCTGGGTGACTACCAAAACATTGGGTACTTCCTGATTCGGGAAAAAAGCGAAAACAGAGACGGAAGAACTGCTGAGGCCCCGGAGGTTGTGGTCATCGACCCCGGCCTCCGGGATGGGCACTGGATCCGGAGTGTGCTGGGCATCAAAAAGTGCCACGTGATTTTCACCCACTTCCACCTCGATCACTGGATCGGGTACGAGCCGTACCAGGGAGAGGCCTTTTTCGCTTCTCCGCTTTGCAAAATGGTGCTGACGCAGATGGCCGGAGCGGAAAAAACGGGGAAAAGCATCTTCGTGGAAGGGCGCCTGACAGATTACCACCGCCGCCCGCTCCCGCTCCGGGCCGCAAACGATGCCGAGCGGCTCCTTCCCCTTAAAGAAGAGATCCATGAGGTCACAGGACGGCAGCCCTACCGCAACCAGTCCCTGGCGCTGGAATTCTTCGAACTTCCCTACGGCCAGACAGAAGGAACTTTATACGGGCTCCTGGAAACCGGGGAAGTGAAAATCCTCTTTGCCAGCGATCTTTTCGTCAGCATCAACAACGAACTGAAAATTGAACCTCATTATGCCTTCAAACCAAAGGGAATGGTCATCGAAGATATCGTCATCGTCCTGCGTGCCCTGCTGGGAAAGGAACTCCGCATATCCGCCGATCCCCCGACCCTGACCTACCTGAAAAGGATCGCCCAACCGGACAAGATCGCCCTGGGCCACGGCCTGATCGACTTTTGGGAATACCGCGAAAAAATCGCTCACCTCCTGGAAGAACTGGAGGAAATGCTCCGGATCAACAGGGAGCACATCATCTAG
- a CDS encoding sigma-70 family RNA polymerase sigma factor: MFKKPRQSGPGAGKADTQALIRRARAGDVRAFEELVTLYEEKIYTLSFYLAGNHADAQDLAQEVFVKAYLGLKSFRQEADLGTWLHRIAVNLWLNMQRRQKASETLSLDDPIRTFEGEITRAVAAADPAGDPAEALEGKELQRLVQKALLNLPEEFRTVLVLREMEGYSYEEIAAIMECSLGTVKSRLNRARQAIREKIEAELKEFNAADTKTTLVSNQN; encoded by the coding sequence TTGTTTAAGAAACCACGGCAGAGCGGCCCGGGGGCCGGCAAAGCCGACACGCAGGCGCTCATCCGGCGCGCCCGCGCCGGAGATGTCAGGGCCTTTGAAGAGCTGGTGACCCTCTACGAGGAAAAAATATACACGCTCAGTTTTTATCTGGCCGGAAATCACGCGGATGCCCAGGATCTCGCCCAGGAAGTTTTCGTAAAGGCATACCTGGGTCTAAAAAGTTTCCGGCAGGAAGCGGATTTGGGTACCTGGCTGCACCGCATCGCGGTCAACCTGTGGCTGAACATGCAGCGCCGCCAGAAGGCTTCTGAAACCCTTTCCCTTGACGATCCAATCCGGACCTTTGAAGGGGAAATTACCCGGGCGGTGGCTGCAGCCGACCCGGCAGGAGATCCGGCAGAGGCCCTGGAGGGAAAAGAACTGCAGAGGCTGGTGCAGAAGGCTCTGCTGAATCTTCCCGAGGAATTTCGCACGGTGCTGGTCCTGCGGGAAATGGAAGGTTACAGCTACGAAGAAATTGCCGCCATAATGGAGTGCTCCCTTGGCACGGTAAAGTCCCGGCTGAACCGGGCACGCCAGGCGATCAGAGAAAAAATCGAAGCAGAACTAAAGGAGTTCAATGCTGCCGACACAAAAACCACCCTGGTCTCGAACCAGAATTAA